The following proteins come from a genomic window of Corynebacterium crudilactis:
- a CDS encoding NCS2 family permease, producing the protein MTTGNSTNTRGALDRYFKISERGSSIGTEIRAGVVTFFAMAYIIILNPLILGTTPDVEGNTLGIAQVAAATALAAGVMTIAFGLIARYPFGIAAGLGLNTMVAVTLVSGEGLTWPEAMGLVVLDGIVIVILAVSGFRVAVFRAIPTSMKAAISVGIGLFIAMIGLVDAGFVRRIPDAAGTTVPVTLGIDGSIASWPTLVFVVGVLLCGILVVRKVRGGLFLGILGTTILAIIAEAVFGSGASFENGEANAEGWSLAVPALPDSFGGMPDLSIVGAVDLIGAFSRIGVIAATLLVFTLVLANFFDAMGTMTALGKQGNLADAEGNLPDIKKALVVEGAGAIVGGAFSASSNTVFADSSAGVADGARTGLANVVTGSLFLAAMFLTPLYEIVPIEAAAPVLVVVGAMMMGQVSEIDFSKFYIAFPAFLTIVVMPFTYSIANGIGVGFIMYAVMAAAAGKAKEVHWLMWLVAGLFVVFFAIDPIMGAVS; encoded by the coding sequence ATGACGACAGGGAATTCAACGAATACTAGGGGAGCCCTAGACCGATATTTCAAAATCTCGGAGCGTGGATCAAGCATTGGCACAGAAATCCGTGCAGGTGTGGTCACATTCTTTGCAATGGCCTACATCATCATTCTTAATCCTTTGATCCTTGGTACAACCCCTGACGTTGAGGGAAATACTCTAGGAATCGCACAGGTTGCAGCAGCTACAGCTCTTGCTGCTGGTGTTATGACTATCGCGTTTGGTCTGATCGCACGCTATCCATTTGGCATTGCTGCCGGTCTTGGATTGAACACCATGGTTGCCGTCACGCTGGTCTCTGGTGAAGGTCTGACTTGGCCAGAAGCGATGGGGCTTGTGGTTTTGGACGGTATCGTCATCGTCATTTTGGCGGTTTCAGGCTTCCGTGTTGCAGTATTCCGTGCGATTCCTACATCCATGAAAGCTGCGATCAGCGTGGGCATTGGCTTGTTCATCGCCATGATTGGCCTGGTTGATGCAGGTTTTGTGCGCCGCATTCCTGATGCTGCCGGCACCACCGTGCCAGTAACCCTGGGCATTGATGGATCGATCGCTTCTTGGCCAACTTTAGTGTTCGTGGTTGGCGTCTTGCTCTGTGGCATTTTGGTTGTGCGTAAAGTGCGCGGTGGTCTTTTCCTTGGCATCCTGGGAACCACCATTTTGGCAATTATCGCAGAGGCAGTCTTTGGCTCTGGAGCATCTTTCGAAAACGGCGAAGCAAATGCGGAGGGCTGGTCACTGGCTGTTCCTGCTCTGCCTGACTCCTTTGGTGGCATGCCAGATCTTTCCATTGTTGGTGCCGTAGATCTGATTGGCGCATTCAGTCGCATTGGCGTCATCGCTGCCACCCTGCTGGTCTTTACCCTCGTGTTGGCTAACTTCTTTGATGCCATGGGCACCATGACTGCACTCGGCAAGCAGGGCAACCTGGCTGATGCAGAAGGTAACCTGCCAGATATCAAGAAGGCATTGGTTGTTGAAGGCGCAGGTGCCATCGTCGGTGGCGCATTCTCCGCTTCTTCCAACACTGTTTTCGCAGACTCTTCTGCAGGTGTTGCCGATGGCGCTCGCACCGGTCTTGCCAACGTGGTCACCGGCTCCCTGTTCCTCGCAGCAATGTTTTTGACCCCGCTGTACGAAATCGTGCCAATCGAGGCTGCTGCACCAGTTCTCGTTGTGGTTGGTGCAATGATGATGGGGCAGGTCAGCGAGATTGATTTCTCCAAGTTCTACATCGCTTTCCCAGCTTTCCTGACCATCGTGGTTATGCCGTTTACCTACTCGATCGCCAACGGCATTGGTGTTGGATTCATCATGTACGCAGTCATGGCTGCAGCTGCCGGCAAGGCGAAGGAAGTGCACTGGCTCATGTGGCTGGTTGCAGGACTATTTGTGGTCTTCTTTGCCATCGATCCGATCATGGGCGCAGTCAGCTAA
- a CDS encoding TrmH family RNA methyltransferase, translated as MSQRIVISDSADPRLDDVRDLNHSDSRPDLPGGKGLVVAEGPLVVGRLLESRYPVRAIVGFGNKLDSFFESIDPALVAGIPVYEVTRELLAEVAGFDMHRGLLATADRTEEASISEVLENARTVVVLEGVGDHENIGSMFRNAAGMSVDAILFGNGCADPLYRRVVRVSMGHVLRLPFAHLEGTYTTWQRSLEQLKEAGFHLVSLTPDPAAEHLEDALAGKEKVALLVGAEGPGLTEHAMRATDVRARIPMAPGTDSLNLATSAAIAFYERDRSQRS; from the coding sequence ATGTCCCAACGCATCGTAATTTCAGATTCTGCTGATCCACGGTTAGATGATGTCCGTGACCTCAACCATTCAGATTCTCGTCCGGATCTTCCCGGCGGCAAGGGTTTGGTTGTCGCCGAGGGCCCGTTGGTTGTCGGCAGGCTTTTGGAATCTCGTTACCCAGTGCGCGCAATCGTGGGCTTTGGCAACAAATTGGATTCCTTCTTCGAAAGCATTGATCCAGCCTTGGTTGCAGGCATCCCCGTGTATGAAGTAACCCGTGAGCTCCTCGCTGAGGTTGCTGGTTTTGACATGCACAGAGGGCTTCTCGCAACAGCTGATCGCACCGAAGAAGCATCGATTTCCGAAGTGCTGGAAAATGCACGCACCGTTGTTGTTCTGGAAGGCGTTGGCGATCATGAGAACATTGGTTCCATGTTCCGCAATGCCGCCGGAATGAGTGTGGATGCCATTCTATTTGGTAACGGCTGCGCTGATCCTTTGTATCGCCGCGTTGTCCGCGTCTCCATGGGTCATGTGCTGCGCCTCCCATTCGCGCATTTGGAAGGCACCTACACCACCTGGCAGCGCAGCCTGGAACAGCTGAAAGAAGCTGGTTTCCATTTGGTCTCGCTGACCCCTGATCCAGCAGCGGAACACCTCGAGGATGCACTTGCAGGCAAAGAAAAAGTTGCCCTGCTCGTAGGCGCAGAAGGCCCAGGCCTTACAGAACATGCGATGCGCGCAACCGATGTTCGCGCTCGCATTCCCATGGCACCTGGAACTGACAGCCTGAATCTGGCTACCTCAGCAGCCATTGCTTTCTACGAGCGAGATCGTTCACAACGATCCTAA
- a CDS encoding DUF6928 family protein: protein MPSHLGENAAIVSIWFVSASDPQSIIRSEPRADRGYGRKLLAQLNPSWPITPIGQFALNRSVPASANEFYIAGFPGITIIQTVLEDVTSLSKLNPRLLRSVPASDVYIFAVNEGTTLGGFAHIENGTIKRSFIAYEDRIFEDDGIPGGFETPYWAGKKGTRKTTLSLPFNPIELVHEAQRAWLGFDATTSPDINVVAYAIDGRPEPRIAAPRHISSEEVTRAAVEKLGFRESSDYDDYEEYEAPDRVVSKRVTENVKKAATSAQKMGTSLWRAGREFGANMAEKLRHTDR from the coding sequence ATGCCAAGTCACTTGGGAGAAAACGCGGCGATCGTAAGCATCTGGTTCGTAAGCGCATCCGACCCCCAATCCATCATCCGCTCAGAGCCTCGAGCGGATCGTGGCTATGGTCGAAAACTATTAGCTCAGCTCAACCCTTCATGGCCAATTACTCCCATTGGCCAATTCGCCCTCAATAGGTCAGTTCCAGCCAGTGCTAATGAGTTTTATATCGCAGGTTTCCCTGGTATCACCATCATTCAGACAGTGCTGGAAGATGTCACTTCTCTCTCCAAATTAAACCCACGCTTGCTACGCAGTGTGCCAGCCTCTGACGTCTATATTTTTGCAGTTAATGAGGGCACCACGTTGGGTGGTTTCGCACATATTGAAAACGGCACCATCAAACGATCTTTCATCGCCTATGAAGACCGCATCTTTGAAGATGATGGAATTCCAGGTGGTTTTGAGACACCGTATTGGGCTGGTAAAAAGGGCACTCGCAAAACTACCCTTTCTTTGCCTTTTAACCCCATCGAATTGGTTCACGAAGCACAGCGTGCGTGGCTGGGCTTTGATGCCACCACCTCCCCTGATATCAATGTCGTCGCCTACGCCATTGATGGACGCCCGGAGCCGCGCATCGCGGCACCCCGCCACATTAGCTCAGAGGAAGTGACGCGAGCGGCCGTCGAAAAGCTCGGTTTTAGAGAATCCTCGGATTATGACGACTATGAGGAATATGAGGCGCCGGATCGCGTTGTTTCTAAACGGGTAACCGAAAATGTGAAAAAAGCGGCTACCTCTGCACAAAAGATGGGTACATCTTTGTGGAGAGCCGGCCGCGAATTTGGAGCGAATATGGCGGAAAAACTCCGCCATACAGATCGTTAG
- the sepH gene encoding septation protein SepH, whose translation MQEIFLVSGDSTESSLVFKTSEQDGAEEFFIAVTDELHAILAGKARIESVPASQSSPKETPVALEPVAELKEPREEKELDPRISAPLTMSPREIQVRVRAGASIEELAEENGVTEARIEPYAHPVLLERARIADLAKQSHPIRENGPAKLTLWEILATAFATRGHDLTTATWDAYKDATNQWIVRVDWKAGLSDNYAEWTLNMHNTSNPTSDPRTPVAADLIDPEFIQPIRTLTSIGSPQDRYEDETDIFDSVHEVQDRTTAEKKTPQDPSELTNDDTPENKNAEGPRNRRRKAVTPHWEDVLLGVRANTKRPKK comes from the coding sequence ATGCAGGAAATATTCCTGGTCAGCGGTGATTCCACCGAATCATCCTTGGTTTTCAAGACCTCCGAGCAGGATGGCGCTGAGGAATTTTTCATTGCGGTTACAGATGAACTCCACGCCATTCTTGCAGGTAAAGCCAGAATTGAGAGCGTTCCTGCGTCTCAATCCTCTCCCAAGGAAACACCTGTCGCACTGGAACCAGTAGCTGAGCTCAAAGAACCCCGTGAGGAAAAAGAACTAGATCCCCGGATCAGTGCTCCCCTCACGATGTCCCCCCGCGAAATCCAAGTTCGGGTTCGCGCGGGTGCTTCCATTGAAGAACTCGCTGAAGAAAACGGCGTAACTGAGGCTCGCATCGAACCTTATGCCCACCCCGTATTACTAGAGCGTGCGCGCATTGCAGATCTCGCGAAACAATCACATCCCATCAGAGAAAATGGCCCTGCCAAACTCACTCTGTGGGAGATCCTTGCCACCGCTTTCGCTACCCGCGGACATGATCTCACCACTGCGACATGGGATGCCTACAAAGACGCCACAAACCAGTGGATTGTCCGGGTTGATTGGAAAGCTGGACTCAGCGATAACTACGCAGAGTGGACACTGAATATGCACAACACCAGCAATCCTACTTCAGACCCACGCACCCCAGTTGCCGCGGATCTTATCGATCCTGAGTTCATTCAGCCGATTCGTACCTTAACCTCCATTGGTTCTCCTCAAGATCGCTACGAAGACGAGACCGATATCTTTGACTCCGTCCACGAAGTTCAGGATCGCACTACTGCTGAGAAGAAAACTCCCCAGGACCCTTCCGAACTGACCAATGATGATACTCCTGAAAATAAGAATGCCGAAGGTCCACGCAATAGGCGCCGTAAAGCAGTAACTCCCCACTGGGAGGATGTTCTTTTAGGAGTTCGCGCCAATACAAAGCGCCCAAAGAAATAG
- the serC gene encoding phosphoserine transaminase, producing MTDFPTLPAEFLPTDGRFGCGPSKVRPEQIQAIVDGSASVIGTSHRQPAVKNVVGSIREGLSDLFSLPEGYEIILSLGGATAFWDAATFGLIEKKSGHLSFGEFSSKFAKASKLAPWLDEPEIVTAATGDAPAPQAFEGADVIAWAHNETSTGAMVPVLRPEGSEGSLVAIDATSGAGGLPVDITNSDVYYFSPQKCFASDGGLWLAAMSPAALERIEKINASDRFIPEFLNLQTAVDNSLKNQTYNTPAVSTLLMLENQVNWMNSNGGLDGMVARTTASSSALYNWAEAREEASPYVADAAKRSLVVGTIDFDDSIDAAVIAKILRANGILDTEPYRKLGRNQLRIGMFPAIESTDVEKLTGAIDFILDGGFAKK from the coding sequence ATGACCGACTTCCCCACCCTGCCCGCTGAATTCCTCCCTACCGACGGCCGCTTCGGCTGTGGACCTTCCAAGGTTCGTCCGGAACAGATTCAGGCTATTGTCGACGGATCAGCTTCCGTCATCGGCACCTCACACCGCCAGCCGGCAGTAAAAAATGTCGTGGGATCAATCCGCGAAGGTCTCTCCGACCTCTTCTCCCTGCCAGAAGGCTACGAGATTATCCTATCCCTCGGCGGCGCTACCGCATTCTGGGATGCTGCAACCTTCGGACTCATCGAGAAGAAGTCCGGCCACCTTTCCTTTGGTGAGTTCTCCTCCAAGTTCGCTAAGGCTTCCAAGCTTGCACCTTGGCTAGATGAACCAGAGATCGTTACCGCAGCAACCGGCGACGCTCCAGCACCACAAGCTTTCGAAGGCGCCGATGTTATTGCATGGGCACACAACGAAACCTCCACCGGCGCAATGGTTCCAGTCCTGCGCCCAGAAGGTTCTGAAGGCTCCCTGGTTGCCATCGACGCAACCTCCGGCGCTGGCGGACTTCCTGTAGACATCACCAACTCCGATGTTTACTACTTCTCCCCACAGAAGTGCTTCGCTTCCGATGGTGGCCTCTGGCTTGCAGCTATGAGCCCAGCAGCTCTCGAGCGCATCGAGAAGATCAACGCTTCCGATCGCTTCATCCCTGAGTTTCTCAACCTGCAGACCGCAGTAGATAACTCCCTGAAGAACCAGACTTACAACACCCCAGCTGTTTCCACCCTGCTAATGCTGGAGAACCAGGTCAACTGGATGAACTCCAACGGTGGCCTCGACGGAATGGTTGCTCGCACCACTGCAAGCTCCTCTGCACTGTACAACTGGGCTGAAGCGCGCGAAGAGGCTTCCCCTTACGTTGCAGACGCTGCAAAGCGCTCCCTCGTGGTTGGCACCATCGACTTTGATGATTCGATCGATGCTGCAGTGATCGCAAAGATCCTGCGCGCAAACGGCATCCTGGACACCGAGCCTTACCGCAAGCTGGGTCGCAACCAGCTGCGCATCGGCATGTTCCCAGCTATCGAATCCACCGATGTTGAGAAGCTCACCGGCGCAATCGACTTCATCCTCGATGGCGGCTTTGCTAAGAAGTAA
- a CDS encoding citrate synthase, whose product MATDNNKAVLHYPGGEFEMDLIEASEGNNGVVLGKMLSETGLITFDPGYVSTGSTESKITYIDGDEGILRYRGYDIADLAENATFNEVSYLLINGELPTPEELHKFNDEIRHHTLLDEDFKSQFNVFPRDAHPMATLASSVNILSTYYQDQLNPLDEAQLHKATVRLMAKVPMLAAYAHRARKGAPYMYPDNSLNARENFLRMMFGYPTEAYEVDPIMVKALDKLLILHADHEQNCSTSTVRMIGSAQANMFVSIAGGINALSGPLHGGANQAVLEMLEDIKNNHDGDATEFMNKVKNKEDGVRLMGFGHRVYKNYDPRAAIVKDLAHEVLEHLGGDDLLDLAIKLEEIALADDYFISRKLYPNVDFYTGLIYRAMGFPTDFFTVLFAIGRLPGWIAHYREQLGAPGAKINRPRQVYTGEVARKFVPREER is encoded by the coding sequence GTGGCTACTGATAACAACAAGGCTGTCCTGCACTACCCCGGTGGCGAGTTCGAAATGGACCTCATCGAGGCCTCTGAGGGTAACAACGGTGTTGTCCTGGGCAAGATGCTGTCCGAAACCGGACTGATCACTTTTGATCCAGGCTATGTGAGCACCGGCTCTACCGAGTCGAAGATCACCTACATCGATGGCGATGAAGGAATCCTGCGTTACCGCGGCTATGACATCGCTGATCTGGCTGAAAACGCCACCTTCAACGAGGTGTCCTACCTACTTATCAACGGTGAGCTACCTACCCCAGAAGAGCTCCACAAGTTTAACGATGAGATTCGTCACCACACCCTTCTGGACGAGGACTTCAAGTCCCAGTTCAACGTGTTCCCACGCGATGCTCACCCAATGGCAACCCTGGCTTCCTCAGTAAACATTTTGTCTACCTACTACCAGGATCAGCTGAACCCACTGGATGAGGCACAGCTGCACAAGGCAACCGTTCGCCTGATGGCTAAGGTTCCAATGCTGGCTGCGTACGCACACCGTGCACGCAAGGGCGCGCCTTATATGTACCCAGACAACTCCCTGAATGCGCGCGAGAACTTCCTGCGCATGATGTTCGGTTACCCAACCGAGGCATACGAAGTTGACCCAATTATGGTTAAGGCTCTGGACAAGCTGCTTATTCTGCACGCTGACCACGAGCAGAACTGCTCCACCTCCACCGTTCGTATGATCGGTTCTGCACAGGCAAACATGTTTGTCTCTATTGCTGGTGGCATCAACGCACTGTCCGGTCCATTGCACGGTGGCGCAAACCAGGCTGTTCTCGAGATGCTCGAAGACATCAAGAACAACCACGATGGCGACGCAACCGAGTTCATGAACAAGGTCAAGAACAAGGAAGACGGCGTCCGCCTCATGGGCTTCGGACACCGCGTCTACAAGAACTACGACCCACGTGCGGCTATCGTTAAGGATCTTGCACACGAGGTTCTTGAGCACCTCGGTGGCGACGATCTTCTGGATCTGGCTATCAAGCTGGAAGAGATTGCACTGGCTGATGATTACTTCATCTCCCGCAAGCTCTACCCGAACGTAGACTTCTACACCGGCCTGATCTACCGCGCAATGGGCTTCCCAACCGACTTCTTCACCGTATTGTTCGCAATCGGTCGTCTTCCAGGCTGGATCGCTCACTACCGCGAGCAGCTCGGCGCACCAGGTGCAAAGATCAACCGCCCTCGCCAGGTCTACACCGGCGAAGTTGCGCGTAAGTTTGTGCCACGCGAAGAGCGCTAA
- the fkpA gene encoding FKBP-type peptidyl-prolyl cis-trans isomerase FkpA — MEKPQIEQQVGSAPEDLVILDIIVGEGAEARPGGEVEVHYVGADFETGEEFDSSWDRGETSQFPLNGLIAGWQEGIPGMKVGGRRQLTIPPEAAYGPEGSGHPLSGRTLVFIIDLISA; from the coding sequence ATGGAAAAGCCACAGATTGAGCAACAGGTCGGTTCAGCGCCAGAAGATCTCGTAATCCTGGACATCATCGTCGGTGAAGGTGCAGAAGCACGCCCAGGCGGAGAAGTTGAGGTCCATTATGTGGGCGCTGATTTCGAAACTGGTGAAGAATTTGACTCTTCCTGGGATCGTGGAGAGACCAGCCAGTTCCCTCTCAACGGCCTCATTGCAGGTTGGCAAGAAGGAATCCCAGGCATGAAGGTTGGCGGACGCCGTCAGCTGACCATTCCTCCAGAGGCTGCTTATGGCCCAGAAGGATCCGGCCATCCACTGTCCGGCCGTACCTTGGTCTTCATCATTGATCTGATCAGCGCTTAA
- a CDS encoding acetyl-coenzyme A carboxylase carboxyl transferase subunits beta/alpha: MAYTSALSLIDTVLDSDSFASWDTPPRYGNIDPKYAETLAKARSKSECNESIITGEGTVDGIAVAVILSDFSFLGGSLGTVASMRIMNAIHRATERKMPLLVSPASGGARMQEDNRAFVIMVSITAAVQRHREAHLPFLVYLRNPTMGGAMASWGSSGHITFAEPGAQIGFLGPRVVELSTGKPLPEGVQQAENLVARGVIDGIVSPMQLRAAVSKTVKVLQPAVLGAHFPTTAPGSGLPVMEAIARSRDPRRPGIGEIIETLGEDVVKLSGARRGTAMRAVRVGLARLAGRPVVLIGQDRHFALGPQDLSFARRGISLARELNLPIVSIIDTSGAELSQDAEELGIASSIARTLAKLIDAPLPTVSVILGQGVGGGALAMLPADKVYAAENAWLSALPPEGASAILFRSTDHAAEIMERQGVQAQTLLSQGLIDGIISEAVPFVEEVLGTISNALSELASNPERAGRESRFKRFERLAR; this comes from the coding sequence ATGGCATATACTTCAGCTCTCTCACTCATTGATACCGTCCTTGATTCTGACAGCTTTGCTTCCTGGGATACACCACCCCGATACGGAAATATTGATCCGAAGTATGCCGAAACTCTTGCCAAAGCTCGGAGTAAATCTGAATGCAATGAATCAATCATCACCGGCGAAGGCACCGTAGACGGCATTGCGGTAGCCGTTATTTTGTCCGATTTTTCCTTCCTCGGCGGATCTTTGGGCACCGTGGCCTCCATGCGCATTATGAACGCAATTCACCGCGCAACTGAAAGAAAAATGCCGCTGCTCGTCTCTCCGGCTTCGGGAGGTGCGCGCATGCAGGAAGATAATCGTGCTTTTGTCATAATGGTCTCCATTACTGCCGCTGTGCAGCGTCACCGCGAAGCTCATTTGCCGTTCTTGGTGTATCTACGCAACCCAACAATGGGTGGAGCGATGGCATCTTGGGGCTCTTCAGGACATATCACTTTTGCCGAACCCGGCGCGCAAATCGGCTTTTTAGGCCCTCGCGTAGTGGAGTTAAGCACTGGAAAGCCGCTGCCGGAGGGCGTGCAGCAGGCGGAAAATTTGGTGGCACGTGGCGTCATTGATGGGATAGTGTCTCCAATGCAATTACGCGCAGCGGTATCTAAGACTGTGAAGGTTCTTCAGCCAGCTGTACTTGGAGCACACTTCCCCACCACTGCACCAGGTAGTGGGCTGCCGGTAATGGAGGCGATTGCCCGTTCTAGAGATCCACGCAGACCTGGTATCGGGGAGATTATAGAAACATTGGGGGAAGACGTCGTAAAGCTCTCTGGCGCGCGTCGTGGCACCGCAATGCGCGCTGTCCGGGTTGGTTTAGCGCGGCTTGCTGGGCGCCCAGTGGTATTGATCGGGCAGGATCGCCACTTTGCTCTAGGGCCGCAGGATTTAAGCTTTGCCCGGCGCGGTATTTCCCTGGCGCGTGAGCTCAATCTGCCCATCGTATCCATCATCGATACTTCTGGGGCGGAGCTGTCGCAGGATGCCGAGGAGCTCGGCATTGCAAGCTCGATTGCGCGTACCCTAGCCAAGCTTATCGACGCTCCCCTGCCCACCGTGTCGGTCATTCTTGGGCAGGGCGTTGGCGGTGGTGCGCTGGCTATGCTGCCCGCAGACAAGGTCTATGCGGCCGAAAATGCATGGCTTTCCGCGCTTCCCCCGGAAGGCGCTTCTGCCATTTTATTCCGCAGCACCGATCATGCTGCGGAAATCATGGAGCGACAAGGCGTGCAAGCGCAAACGCTTTTATCGCAGGGGCTTATCGACGGCATCATCTCTGAAGCTGTCCCCTTTGTGGAGGAAGTACTTGGCACCATCAGCAACGCCCTCTCCGAATTGGCTAGCAATCCAGAGAGGGCGGGACGTGAAAGTCGCTTTAAACGCTTTGAACGTTTAGCTCGATAA
- a CDS encoding DUF485 domain-containing protein yields MQASPEFGELRSKFRSFAFPMTVAFFVWYIVYVLVATFASEWMATPVFGTINIGLIFGLLQFVTTFAITYIYIIFANKNLEPRQVAIRKKMEG; encoded by the coding sequence ATGCAAGCAAGTCCGGAATTCGGAGAACTCCGTAGCAAATTCCGTTCCTTTGCCTTCCCTATGACTGTTGCCTTCTTCGTGTGGTACATCGTCTACGTTCTGGTTGCGACTTTCGCATCAGAGTGGATGGCTACCCCAGTATTTGGAACCATCAACATTGGCCTGATCTTTGGCCTACTTCAGTTCGTTACCACATTTGCAATTACCTATATTTACATCATATTTGCGAACAAGAACCTGGAACCACGTCAGGTTGCTATTCGTAAGAAGATGGAAGGTTAA
- a CDS encoding solute symporter family protein encodes MNSTILLAQDTVHEGVGNPILNIAVFVVFILVTMTVVLRVGKTTSESTDFYTGGASFSGTQNGLAIAGDYLSAASFLGIVGAIALNGYDGFLYSIGFFVAWLVALLLVAEPLRNVGRFTMADVLSFRLRQKPVRVAAACGTLAVTLFYLIAQMAGAGSLVSVLLNIHEFKWQALVVGIVGIVMIAYVLLGGMKGTTYVQMIKAVLLVGGVGIMTVLTFIKVSGGMSTLLDAAVETHAGSQNLIDKGYEATQILEPGLQYGATLTTQLDFISLAIALVLGTAGLPHVLMRFYTVPTAREARKSVTWAIILIGAFYLMTLILGYGAAALVGPDRILAAPGAANAAAPLLAFELGGSIFMALISAVAFATVLAVVAGLAITASAAVGHDIYNAVIRNGESTEAEQVRVSRITVIVIGLISIVLGILAMTQNVAFLVALAFAVAASANLPTILYSLYWKKFNTTGAVAAIYTGLISALLLIFLSPAVSGNPGAMVPGADWAIFPLKNPGLVSIPLAFLAGWIGTMVGKPDNMDDLAAEMEVRSLTGVGVEKAVDH; translated from the coding sequence ATGAATTCCACTATTCTCCTCGCGCAGGACACTGTCCACGAGGGCGTCGGTAACCCGATTCTTAATATCGCTGTCTTCGTTGTCTTTATTCTTGTCACCATGACTGTGGTGCTTCGCGTTGGTAAGACCACCAGCGAATCCACTGACTTCTACACCGGTGGTGCTTCCTTCTCCGGTACTCAGAACGGTCTCGCCATTGCCGGTGACTACCTGTCTGCGGCATCATTCCTCGGCATTGTCGGTGCGATTGCACTGAATGGTTATGACGGATTCTTGTACTCCATCGGCTTCTTCGTTGCATGGCTGGTAGCTCTGCTTCTCGTTGCTGAGCCACTGCGTAACGTTGGCCGCTTCACCATGGCGGACGTGCTGTCCTTCCGCCTGCGTCAGAAGCCAGTTCGCGTTGCTGCAGCCTGCGGTACCCTCGCTGTGACCTTGTTTTACCTCATCGCGCAGATGGCCGGTGCGGGTTCCCTCGTGTCCGTTCTGCTTAACATCCACGAGTTCAAGTGGCAGGCGCTTGTCGTCGGCATCGTTGGTATCGTCATGATCGCCTACGTTCTTCTCGGTGGCATGAAGGGCACCACTTATGTCCAGATGATCAAGGCTGTTCTGCTTGTCGGCGGCGTTGGCATCATGACTGTCCTGACCTTCATCAAGGTCTCTGGTGGTATGAGCACCCTGCTGGATGCGGCTGTGGAAACCCACGCTGGCTCCCAGAACCTGATCGATAAGGGCTACGAAGCAACTCAGATCCTTGAGCCTGGCCTGCAGTACGGTGCAACCCTGACCACCCAGCTGGACTTCATCTCCTTGGCTATCGCCCTGGTTCTTGGTACCGCTGGTCTGCCACACGTTCTCATGCGCTTCTACACCGTGCCAACCGCACGTGAAGCACGTAAGTCCGTTACCTGGGCAATTATCCTCATTGGTGCTTTCTACCTGATGACCCTGATCCTCGGTTACGGTGCAGCGGCACTGGTTGGTCCAGACCGTATCCTCGCGGCTCCAGGTGCAGCTAACGCTGCAGCTCCTCTGCTTGCTTTCGAGCTCGGCGGCTCCATCTTCATGGCGCTGATCTCCGCAGTTGCTTTCGCTACTGTTCTTGCCGTGGTTGCAGGTCTTGCTATCACCGCTTCTGCAGCTGTCGGCCACGATATCTACAACGCTGTTATCCGCAACGGCGAGTCCACTGAGGCTGAGCAGGTTCGCGTTTCCCGCATCACCGTTATCGTCATCGGCCTGATCTCCATTGTCCTGGGTATTCTTGCTATGACCCAGAACGTTGCCTTCCTGGTGGCTCTGGCCTTCGCAGTTGCTGCATCTGCCAACCTGCCTACCATCCTGTACTCCCTGTACTGGAAGAAGTTCAACACCACTGGTGCAGTTGCCGCTATCTACACCGGCTTGATCTCTGCACTGCTTCTGATCTTCCTGTCTCCAGCAGTCTCCGGTAACCCAGGAGCCATGGTTCCAGGCGCTGACTGGGCTATCTTCCCACTGAAGAACCCAGGCCTCGTTTCTATCCCATTGGCATTCCTTGCTGGTTGGATTGGCACTATGGTTGGTAAGCCAGACAACATGGATGATCTTGCAGCGGAAATGGAAGTTCGTTCCCTCACCGGCGTCGGCGTCGAGAAGGCTGTCGATCACTAA